From the genome of Spodoptera frugiperda isolate SF20-4 chromosome 7, AGI-APGP_CSIRO_Sfru_2.0, whole genome shotgun sequence:
gcaattgtttttgataccaaatcgtactaaggaatagtttaagtaatcattaaaatctCTGTGTGGCAGTAGAACTTCTAGCAACCCATTTTATAGTATAGAGGCTACGTAAaacttacatttataattaaacaacaCTTGTAACACAGCTACATACTCCGTCATCAAGTCATACTTAAGTAAAGTCTGCAGTAATCTGACCACTGCATCCTCGTTGAAGTCTTTCAAAGCCATTATACTGAAAGCTGTTGCCCTGAAACATAGTGAAATGGAtggttaaatttatttataaagtgatcaattataaaagtaagataaatatagttaataacattataatcaGCCACATCATTGCTTACTACCAGGTGAGACGGTGGCcaagtacaaaaaaaatgtgGTAGAAATATTCATCAATATTTAACTGTTAAATGgcttaatatattatgtatacctaAATCTGCCGATTGTATTTGATCAcagtggccagtctgtctaactaggcTAGTTCACTATGTAGCTGGTCACCCAACCAttgcgtcaaccgtgcagttaaatatattaaagtagTAGTATAATATAGTAGTTATTATTAACTAGTTATTTTTCAATCTATAATTGTGTtagttgaataattattattggctAGTTACTAGATTGAATATGTTTGCCTAACTATCGggataaaaatgtatgtattttatgttgacttaaaatataactacaatcATGAATACTTACTTTTCACAAACTATACCTAAAAGAACATCAGATGTCTCTAACAGTTCATCGCCCAGCATCTGATCAGAAAACCAATTGCTGGCCCAACAAATGTGCCAGAAGCAAACCAGAGGGTAGTGGTCAGACCACTCATCACTAAACTCCAACACATACTTCTTAAATATAACTAACGACGCTTCCGACCGATTTAATACTGAATCTTGTATTAATTctctaaaaataattctataaaaaCTTCTTAAACTATTATATTTCTTATAACAACTTTTTAGGATTGATAATCCTTTGTCAGAATTGCCCCTTATGCACTCAGCCTTTGCTAAATAGTGTTGGAACTCTCCATTTCTTCTGTAAGCGACGGGGTCAATTGTCAAACAATATTCTTGTATTACAGCAACCTTCTCCGGTCTCCCATGCATACTGTAATGTCTAAACAGCTTCTTAACGGTTGCATAAGTCAGTAATTTCTTGCATTCCTTACATTGATTTAAAAGTTCTGCAACGTCTCTGTCCCGGTTTCTTTCGATTAGTTCCATAAATTTGTTCTCGAGGTCCACACTACTCATTGAGGACAAGTTAGTTTTATCGCTTGTGTAAGTACAACGCTGTATATTCGCTTCTGCTAGATCACTTCTCTGGAATTTGACTGTTTTATGCCGTTCAAATATCTCATTGGCAAATGCATCTAATGTCATTGTGGAGTAATAATCACTGTTTGGGATCATTCTTTGGACATTTTTTACAAGCACTGCGTATCTTAGAAGTTGCTTTGTCATATGCAATCTGGTTATATTCATTGTTTACTACAAAGATGATCCTTTCTGCCAATGACCtctaaaaagtttaaaatatggTTGTGAAAGTAAATTAGTGTTTATGTAGTAGTTTTATATACCTCGTACCTCATCTTCCTTTTCAGTTTGTTCCAAATTTTGTCTATAAATAGagtaaaaacagtaaaaaattgATATTAGAAACTGTAAACAGGTTGGATTTTCGTCACCAGTTTGACAAATCGTGGTTTGttattgtcaatgtcaaaatgaCAGTTGACTGTGACAAAAAGCAAAGAGTTGCCATTTGAGAGAAACTGCATGATCTTTGTTCCGTTTtctaaatattccattgaattTTTTATTCGACTCAAGTTAAATTACTGATTATTactgtaatattttacaatatttttattatataaataatttctttgcgAATTTAGTGACATCTCTTGAATTAAATTGGAACTAAAAAGATCAGCATATAATTTGTCTACTCGACAATAGATGTCGCTACTTACATTACTCCATGTTTCCTATTTCAATCAAATACaccaaagcaataaataaataaaaaaaatagcatttgAGTATTGATAAATAACTTACAAGTGTCCATATAACATAAAACAGAACGAATTACCCGAGGCTTAAGGCATTGTTCACCTCATATTATTAGATACAATGCTGGTTAGCCTTTATTGATGACTTTGATTACAAAACtgacaaacacaaaaaaaaaaaacatctaacaATCGTGTTATGTCTATCCGTCGATATTCAATACGTGGAACGGATTACGAATTTTATCTTACGAGATATCGTATGACgctctagttttttttttatttccgaaGTGATTGCCGACAATGATCGTCTGTCGATTAACATACAGCTATTAGTTGTTAATGCCAAGAGCCCAGCAGGAGACCAGAAAGACGCCAGTTCAAACTTACACGGCACGCTACGTGTTTCGAAGCCAATTTTTTAGGAACATAAATTAGTCGGCTATTTTGTTATAAGTTATTTGTAGCTAAGCTTATTGGGCCACGTgccttattaaattatttttatttacattctgtTAGGTGTTAGGTTGTTCACTTTTGAATTAGTGAGTTTGAACTTTATGGCGTAGGTAATAAGGAGTTAGGTGCagtcaataattaattacttaaatattagataattttaaCACAAACTCACGCTTCCAAAGACTACTTATATAGGTACGGTAGGTTGAGCAGTTAGACTGTAACAACCATATTTCAccagtaattaatattatgagttCTATGTATGTAATGCTAATAAGGGCTATGTATACACTTCGATACAATTCCACAATCTGTGCAATTACTGAACTAAAGTCACCCCTTCTATTAGCAGGCAAGGCTCCGAAGAGGTATATTGAATAGATAGactgtaacacccacttttcaccagttataggGGGTGAACTTATTGCCATAGATACCTGCCAttccagggggcctactctaattcaacgaatgaacgaacgaaaaaaATGCGCAGAtcgcatactacaattctatttattgcttattgaaatacaaaaatgaacgaatgaaatgaagataaataaataggttttgatatgaaattaaaaataaaacgttatttcaagtaattctattagtaaatcaataaagtCTACGACCGAAGATTACACGAAATTTcacattcgagaaccggagtaacCCTCCAGGATCCGTGCCATAATTGACTAACGTTTTCGTAAAGTCAAAACTCCTTGCTTATTAGTCTCGCGATCACTCATCCACTCAGACAGTCCTTATTACCTATAGATAACTCTGAATACAGAAAACGTACCTAACACCTGCAATAGATAAGGTTTTTACATAAGTCACGCATAGAATCCATTGGCGTTATTGATAGGCTGGATAATCAATGATCGATGGGTCGTGCTAGCTTAGTTTCTGATTTGAGGCTGGTAGCAATGAGTCGGCAAGTACGTAGGTagctacttacttatctaatatCTAGTAACAGTACCAGATAGGTAAATATAGTAACTGagtaacataacaataaaaagtacTTTTATTCCAAGAAGAGTTTGACGAAGGTGCACATGCACAGAAGTAGTTATTAagagtttttaaatttttaccaattttatcCACTTTTAGCAgtaaagttctttttttaatgggacaagcccgccataacctcccttaccgctgcaactcctttAGAATTGTACCTGGAATCTAAAATACATTTCGTGCTACTATACAAGAGAATAATATGTAGTCAGGTAGATAAATACCTAGATGagcttaaatataaatagaagcTTCAAATAACAAAGTAGGAAGCTCAGATTGCGTAGTAACTGGAGATCACCGAGAAATCctgcaataaaaatgaaatcaaatagTACCGacctatacctacattatacaataaaaactgCAAGACTATAAAACGTTTAGAAAACCACAAAATTGTCCAATAAATAAACGGACAGACGGCCAACAGCCCTATACAAGTATACTTACATGTGGCaacaacaaattttaatttacgacTGTTGTATGGTAATGTAAGAAGGGGCGCACACGCACTGCACTTATTCGgtcaatttaacgttttattaatatgttttcttaattattatgttcggAAATTGCcgctttattattaatttttaacatttatgttatgaaaatttctcagtagtagcatggagtctggaattgtgcccagtataatatggcaataggcttaccctaGAGGGTGTTAACATaccattgtacacccacttttcaccatttgtgtgatGACCACGTAATGCCATAGCATTAGGTGCCCTAATTTGAACTTCTGTTTAACAGgcaggttggagatcgcagtttttACCTTTCATTCCTGTTCTGAAGTTCGAGCTAAAGTATTTCTCATAAGTCTAACGAAAAGTTTAGATATCTACCTATGGGTGGctaccaataaaatattatctactacagttttattatattatacgtaTAGATTCacgaaacaataaaatgttttttatcaattatgttATTTGTGACGGACTCGTAAAAATCGGGAACTTTTGATTACA
Proteins encoded in this window:
- the LOC118266507 gene encoding uncharacterized protein LOC118266507 — encoded protein: MNITRLHMTKQLLRYAVLVKNVQRMIPNSDYYSTMTLDAFANEIFERHKTVKFQRSDLAEANIQRCTYTSDKTNLSSMSSVDLENKFMELIERNRDRDVAELLNQCKECKKLLTYATVKKLFRHYSMHGRPEKVAVIQEYCLTIDPVAYRRNGEFQHYLAKAECIRGNSDKGLSILKSCYKKYNSLRSFYRIIFRELIQDSVLNRSEASLVIFKKYVLEFSDEWSDHYPLVCFWHICWASNWFSDQMLGDELLETSDVLLGIVCEKATAFSIMALKDFNEDAVVRLLQTLLKYDLMTEYVAVLQVLFNYKLRNRDIRGCAEIIRNCEVLGVTLPSNQQGRYIKMLIDDKSQKWTKEPTKTPFKDFKLKF